The Shewanella halotolerans region GCAGGCATAAAAAAAGCCGCATCTTTGCGGCTTTTTATCGATAACGTTTTAAGACTAATATTGGGACTTAATTTAGGACTTAGCGCGTTTCATCGCGGTGAAGAACTCTTCGTTGGTCTTGGTCATGGCCAGCTTGTCGATGAGGAACTCCATGCCGCTGACTTCGTCCATAGGATTGAGGATCTTACGCAGGATCCACATCTTCTGTAGCTCGTCCGGTGTGGTCAGCTTCTCTTCGCGACGGGTACCCGAGCGGTTGAAGTCGATAGCTGGGAAGACACGCTTCTCGGCGGCCTTACGAGACAGGTGAAGTTCCTGGTTACCCGTACCCTTAAATTCTTCGTAGATCACTTCATCCATCTTAGAGCCTGTATCGACCAGCGCGGTGGCGATAATGGTCAGGCTGCCGCCATGTTCGATGTTACGAGCGGCGCCGAAGAAGCGCTTAGGACGGTGCAATGCGTTGGCGTCCACACCACCGGTAAGTACCTTACCTGATGAAGGGATCACTGTGTTGTAGGCGCGTGCCAGACGGGTGATAGAGTCGAGCAGGATCACTACGTCTTTCTTATGTTCAACCAGACGCTTAGCCTTCTCGATAACCATCTCGGCTACCTGTACGTGACGGCTGGCTGGCTCGTCGAAGGTAGAGGCGACCACTTCACCCTTCACCAGGCGTTGCATCTCGGTTACTTCTTCTGGACGTTCGTCTATCAGCAGTACCATGAGCACAACTTCTGGGTTGTTGTAGGTGATGCTCTGGGCGATGTTTTGCAGCAGCAAGGTTTTACCTGCCTTCGGCGGCGCCACGATCAGACCACGTTGGCCCTTACCGATTGGCGAGCAGAGGTCGAGAATACGGGCGGTAATATCTTCGGTTGAACCGTTACCACGTTCCATTCGGATACGTTCTTCTGCATGAAGTGGGGTTAAGTTTTCGAAGAGGATCTTGCTGCGGGAGTTTTCGGGTTTGTCGAAGTTGACTTCACTGACTTTCAGTAGCGCGAAATAACGTTCACCTTCTTTCGGGGGGCGGATTTTACCAAAAATGGTATCACCGGTGCGCATGTTAAAGCGGCGAATTTGACTCGGTGAAACATAGATATCGTCTGGACCTGCCAGGTAAGAACCGTCTGCGCTACGAAGGAAACCAAAACCATCTTGCAGGATTTCGAGTACCCCGCCACCGAAAATATCTTCACCGCTTTTGGCGTGGGCTTTAAGGATTGCGAAAATAATGTCCTGCTTGCGGGCTCGGGCCATGTTCTCGATTTTCATATCCTGAGCCAAAATGACTAGGTCTGAAATCGACTTCTCTTTTAATTCTGATAAATTCATCGTGGTGGGTCTTGTATATTGCGAGACAAAGCTATTTTGGGACTAATAGCATAAAGTTGTTTGGATATTAATCGAAATAGCGAGGTGTGGTTAATGAGAAAGTTTCTGGTTATTAAAGTAGCACTATAGGAGCAGGGCGTCTAGAAATTTAGCGACCCTCGACACAATTACTTGACCAAGCTGTGTCGAGAATCACTTTCTATGACAAAAATGTCATAGGGATCGAAGCATTATAGTTGTGCGTCGATGAACTCTTTAAGTTGAGTCTTAGAAAGGGCGCCTACTTTAGTGTCGGCTAGCTCACCATTCTTGAAGATAAGCAGTGTTGGAATGCCACGTACGCCATACTTAGCCGGAGAGGCGTTGTTTTGATCTACGTTTAGCTTAGCGATAGTTACCTTGCCGGCATATTCGTCTGCAACGTCATCCAGGATTGGGGCGATCATTTTACAAGGGCCGCACCATTCTGCCCAGAAATCAACGAGGACTGGCAGATCTGATTTTAAAACGTCGTTTTCAAAGCTGTCGTCGCTTAGGGTAATAATTTTATCGCTCATGATGTTCTCCAGTTAGGGTGCCATTGCTGGTTTGTTAATGGCTTAAGCTGTATATTGGGTCTGAAATTCGCTTTTCAAGAGTTATTCGCGGCTTTCAACGGTCTTTTTTTATTAGCCGTTATTTCAAACGATCGAGTTCCTTATTGCAACCCTAACTGGTATGCTTGCGCTATGAGCGAAACACATTTAACGAATCAAAAGTTTGCCGACTTTTCTCTACATCCAGAGATACAACAGGCATTAGTCGAAAGCGGCTTTGAATATTGCACACCTATCCAGGCATTATCATTACCGATTTTACTCCAGCATAAAGATATCGCAGGCCAAGCACAGACGGGTACAGGTAAAACCCTGGCTTTTCTGGTCGCAACCTTCAATCATCTGCTAACCACCCCCATTCCCGACGGACGTCAACTCAATCAGCCCAGAGCCATAGTGATGGCACCGACCCGCGAACTGGCTATTCAGATCGCCAAGGATGCTGAGCTGTTGGCAAAACATACCGGCCTCAAGGTCGGTATTGTCTACGGCGGCGAGAGCTATGAAGTACAACGCAAGGTGTTGGACAAGGGCGTCGATATCCTGATTGGTACCACTGGCCGCATCATAGATTATGTGCGTCAGGGGGTGATCAACCTCAGCACCATACAGGCGGTAGTGTTGGACGAAGCCGACCGCATGTTCGATCTCGGTTTCATCAAAGATATTCGCTTCCTCTTTAGACGTATGCCAGACGCCAACGAGCGTTTGAATATGCTGTTCTCGGCGACCCTGTCGATGAAGGTGCAGGAGCTGGCCTACGATCATATGAATGATCCTGAGAAGGTCGAGATCGCGCCAAGTGAGAAGACGTCTAAAAACATCACCGAGGAGATCTTCTATCCTTCACAGGAAGAGAAGATGCGCTTGCTGCTTACTCTGATTGAGGAAGATTGGCCAGAAAAAGCTATCGTGTTCTCTAACACTAAGCACAGCTGCGAAAACCTTTGGGCTCACCTGGAGGGTGATGGTCACCGAGTTGGCCTGCTCACCGGCGATGTGCCGCAGAAGAAACGTATCCGTATTCTCGAGCAGTTTACCGAGGGTCAGCTGGATATTTTGGTCGCGACAGACGTGGCCGCGCGCGGTCTGCATATCTCAGACGTGTCTCACGTGTATAACTATGATCTGCCCGATGACTGTGAAGATTATGTCCACCGTATCGGTCGTACCGGACGTGCGGGTCAGAAAGGGGTCTCTATCAGTTTCGCTTGTGAAGAGTACGCCCTGAACCTGCCGGCTATTGAGAATTATATTCAACATAGCATTCCTGTGACTAACTACGACAGCGAAGCGTTGCTCGATGATATTCCGCCACCAGTGCGCATTCATCGCAAGCATTCGCCACGTCCTGCAGGCCGTTCGGGTGGTAGTAAGCCACAGGGTGGTCGTCCAGGTGCACGTCCAAGACGCCACGACAGGACCCGTAGACACAGTTAATGAAGCACTCTGGCGTCAGTCCCTTGTATGCGGCCATTACCTTAGGCTCGAATAGTTTCAATATGCTGGTGGCGCAAACCCGCGCCGGCAAGCCGACCGTAGTGGCCAAGTATAAGCGCAAGGTACGCCTTGCCGAGGGGATAGGCATTGATGGTGTGCTCTGCCCCGAGGTGTTCGAGCGCGGCCTGGATTGTCTGCAGATGTTCTCGCAGATGCTGGACCGCGAAGGGGTGAGTCGTGACAACATCGCCGTCATCGCCACGGCGACCCTGCGTAGTATCGGCAACGCAGATGCATTCTGCGAGGCTGCCTTACCTATCCTGGGACAACCCATAGAGATCATCTCTGGCCTGCGTGAGGCGGAGCTTATCTATCAGGGCATGGTCGCCACCACTCAAGGTGAGGGGCGACGCCTGGTGATCGATATCGGCGGCGCAAGTACCGAGTTCATCATAGGTGATGGCAATAAGGTGCTGCTTAAGACCAGCCTTCCCATGGGCTGTGTCACCTTCAAGGATAAATTCTTCAACAGCTTCCCATTTCAGCAACTGGATTTCGATGCGGCCCAGAGCCAGGTCGAGACCGCCCTGGGTGACTATCGCAGACAGCTGACCGATTATGGCTGGCACTGTGTGGTCGGCGCCTCGGGGACTGTGCAGTCCGTGGTGGA contains the following coding sequences:
- the rho gene encoding transcription termination factor Rho, which encodes MNLSELKEKSISDLVILAQDMKIENMARARKQDIIFAILKAHAKSGEDIFGGGVLEILQDGFGFLRSADGSYLAGPDDIYVSPSQIRRFNMRTGDTIFGKIRPPKEGERYFALLKVSEVNFDKPENSRSKILFENLTPLHAEERIRMERGNGSTEDITARILDLCSPIGKGQRGLIVAPPKAGKTLLLQNIAQSITYNNPEVVLMVLLIDERPEEVTEMQRLVKGEVVASTFDEPASRHVQVAEMVIEKAKRLVEHKKDVVILLDSITRLARAYNTVIPSSGKVLTGGVDANALHRPKRFFGAARNIEHGGSLTIIATALVDTGSKMDEVIYEEFKGTGNQELHLSRKAAEKRVFPAIDFNRSGTRREEKLTTPDELQKMWILRKILNPMDEVSGMEFLIDKLAMTKTNEEFFTAMKRAKS
- the trxA gene encoding thioredoxin TrxA, with translation MSDKIITLSDDSFENDVLKSDLPVLVDFWAEWCGPCKMIAPILDDVADEYAGKVTIAKLNVDQNNASPAKYGVRGIPTLLIFKNGELADTKVGALSKTQLKEFIDAQL
- a CDS encoding Ppx/GppA phosphatase family protein is translated as MKHSGVSPLYAAITLGSNSFNMLVAQTRAGKPTVVAKYKRKVRLAEGIGIDGVLCPEVFERGLDCLQMFSQMLDREGVSRDNIAVIATATLRSIGNADAFCEAALPILGQPIEIISGLREAELIYQGMVATTQGEGRRLVIDIGGASTEFIIGDGNKVLLKTSLPMGCVTFKDKFFNSFPFQQLDFDAAQSQVETALGDYRRQLTDYGWHCVVGASGTVQSVVELLNDRGVSATITPAVLADLRGEVLAQTDVSLRDIRGLHSERAPTFAAGLAILSALFNLLDIQSLNLSGGALREGVLHQLAQRVLAA
- the rhlB gene encoding ATP-dependent RNA helicase RhlB, whose translation is MSETHLTNQKFADFSLHPEIQQALVESGFEYCTPIQALSLPILLQHKDIAGQAQTGTGKTLAFLVATFNHLLTTPIPDGRQLNQPRAIVMAPTRELAIQIAKDAELLAKHTGLKVGIVYGGESYEVQRKVLDKGVDILIGTTGRIIDYVRQGVINLSTIQAVVLDEADRMFDLGFIKDIRFLFRRMPDANERLNMLFSATLSMKVQELAYDHMNDPEKVEIAPSEKTSKNITEEIFYPSQEEKMRLLLTLIEEDWPEKAIVFSNTKHSCENLWAHLEGDGHRVGLLTGDVPQKKRIRILEQFTEGQLDILVATDVAARGLHISDVSHVYNYDLPDDCEDYVHRIGRTGRAGQKGVSISFACEEYALNLPAIENYIQHSIPVTNYDSEALLDDIPPPVRIHRKHSPRPAGRSGGSKPQGGRPGARPRRHDRTRRHS